One Salisaeta longa DSM 21114 genomic window carries:
- a CDS encoding ImmA/IrrE family metallo-endopeptidase produces MQELLLLKRYFGMSMQALLYRMKDLEIISQHHYTQWFKHINTMGWRKAEPEAMDSERPTWLRRSVLRAYSEELLSQDEAERLLGESIDEEGAPGPLVKRRAFMDLPMEERRKILARQAEAVKEHYEETTGDRQAWQGGNLVDYGDG; encoded by the coding sequence GTGCAGGAACTGCTCCTGCTCAAGCGTTATTTCGGGATGAGCATGCAGGCACTGCTCTACCGCATGAAAGATCTGGAGATCATCTCCCAGCACCACTACACGCAGTGGTTCAAGCACATCAACACCATGGGCTGGCGAAAAGCAGAGCCTGAAGCGATGGACTCCGAGCGTCCAACGTGGCTCCGGCGCAGCGTCCTCCGGGCATATTCCGAGGAGTTGCTCTCTCAAGATGAAGCCGAACGGCTGCTGGGCGAATCCATCGACGAAGAGGGCGCACCGGGTCCGCTCGTCAAGCGTCGCGCGTTCATGGACCTGCCGATGGAGGAGCGGCGCAAGATTCTGGCCCGGCAGGCCGAGGCTGTCAAAGAGCACTATGAGGAGACCACTGGAGACCGACAAGCATGGCAAGGAGGCAACCTCGTAGACTATGGCGACGGATAA
- a CDS encoding type II toxin-antitoxin system PemK/MazF family toxin, which produces MATDNTSPSPRRGAIWRVRLRPTEPNGPSKVSAADALQIRGVDTSRFVHRMGRIASADLENIIAAVAAVIEYK; this is translated from the coding sequence ATGGCGACGGATAACACATCACCCAGCCCGAGACGTGGGGCGATCTGGCGCGTCCGGCTGCGGCCTACCGAGCCGAACGGCCCCAGCAAAGTATCAGCGGCCGATGCGCTACAGATCCGAGGAGTCGATACATCGCGTTTCGTTCACCGGATGGGACGTATCGCCAGCGCCGATCTGGAGAATATCATCGCGGCCGTGGCCGCCGTTATCGAATACAAGTAA